The Monodelphis domestica isolate mMonDom1 chromosome 7, mMonDom1.pri, whole genome shotgun sequence genome window below encodes:
- the LOC100022860 gene encoding thioredoxin-like — MVKTIESMENFYSELKEAGEKLVVVDFSATWCGPCKMIKPFFHSLYEKYPDVVFVEVDVDDCQDIAAECEVKCMPTFQFYKNGVKVGEFSGANKEKLESTINELK, encoded by the exons ATGGTGAAAACAATCGAGAGCATG GAAAACTTTTACTCCGAATTGAAAGAGGCTGGAGAAAAATTGGTAGTAGTTGACTTCTCAGCCACATGGTGTGGACCATGCAAAATGATCAAACCTTTCTTTCAT TCACTTTATGAAAAGTACCCAGATGTAGTCTTTGTAGAAGTGGATGTTGATGACTGTCAG GATATTGCTGCAGAGTGCGAAGTGAAATGCATGCCAACTTTTCAGTTCTATAAAAATGGTGTAAAG GTGGGTGAATTTTCTGGAGCCAACAAGGAAAAGCTCGAATCAACCATTAATGAATTGAAGTAA